One stretch of Aquimarina sp. Aq107 DNA includes these proteins:
- a CDS encoding fumarate reductase/succinate dehydrogenase flavoprotein subunit produces MSILDSKIPEGPLADKWTKHKNTINLVNPANKRNIDVIVVGTGLAGGSAAATLAELGYNVKTFCYQDSPRRAHSIAAQGGINAAKNYQGDGDSNYRLFYDTVKGGDYRSREANVYRLAEVSGNIIDQCVAQGVPFAREYGGLLDNRSFGGVLVSRTFYAKGQTGQQLLLGAYSAMNRQINRGKIQAFNRHEMLDLVKIDGKARGIVARNLVTGEIERHSAHAVVLATGGYGNVFFLSTNAMGSNVMAAWRAHRRGAFFANPCYTQIHPTCIPVSGDHQSKLTLMSESLRNDGRIWVPKRKEDAEAIRAGKLKPTQLSEEERDYYLERRYPAFGNLVPRDVASRAAKERCDEGFGVNKTGEAVYLDFAAAIQRYGKEKALTSGIHNPTAEQILEFGEKVIEDKYGNLFQMYEKIVDENPYKTPMMIYPAVHYTMGGLWVDYNLQTTVPGCYAAGEANFSDHGANRLGASALMQGLADGYFVLPYTIGDYLSHDIRTGKIPTDTPEFDQAEKDVKDRIEKLMAGSGEHSVDYYHKKLGKIMWNKCGMSRNEKGLKEAIDEIAALREDFWKNVKVPGDANSMNPELEKAGRVADFLELGELFAKDALDRNESCGGHFREESVEQSGEQKGEALRDDKNFKYVSAWEYKGEPKDAVLHKEDLVFENIELKTRSYK; encoded by the coding sequence ATGTCAATTTTAGACTCTAAAATACCAGAAGGTCCACTGGCTGATAAGTGGACAAAACATAAAAATACAATTAACCTGGTAAATCCGGCAAACAAACGTAATATTGATGTTATTGTTGTTGGTACTGGATTAGCAGGTGGAAGTGCTGCTGCTACGTTGGCAGAACTTGGTTACAACGTTAAAACATTTTGTTATCAAGATTCTCCAAGACGTGCGCACTCTATTGCAGCACAAGGAGGAATCAATGCTGCAAAGAATTATCAAGGAGATGGAGATTCTAATTATCGCCTTTTTTATGATACTGTAAAAGGAGGAGATTATAGATCAAGAGAAGCAAATGTATATAGATTAGCAGAGGTTTCAGGAAATATAATTGATCAATGTGTTGCACAAGGTGTGCCTTTTGCACGTGAATATGGTGGATTGTTAGATAATAGATCATTTGGTGGAGTATTAGTATCTCGTACTTTTTACGCTAAAGGACAAACTGGACAACAGTTATTACTCGGAGCATATTCTGCAATGAACCGCCAGATTAATAGAGGTAAAATACAAGCTTTCAATCGTCATGAGATGTTAGATCTTGTGAAAATAGATGGTAAAGCTAGAGGTATTGTAGCCCGAAACTTGGTAACCGGAGAGATCGAACGTCATTCTGCTCATGCAGTAGTATTGGCAACTGGAGGATATGGAAATGTATTTTTCTTGAGTACCAATGCAATGGGTAGTAATGTAATGGCAGCGTGGAGAGCACATAGGAGAGGAGCCTTTTTTGCAAATCCTTGTTATACTCAGATTCATCCTACGTGTATTCCTGTATCAGGTGATCATCAATCGAAGTTGACACTGATGTCTGAATCCTTGCGTAATGATGGAAGAATTTGGGTTCCGAAGAGAAAAGAGGATGCTGAGGCTATTCGTGCAGGTAAATTAAAACCTACACAATTATCTGAGGAAGAAAGAGATTATTATTTAGAAAGAAGGTATCCTGCATTTGGAAATTTAGTTCCACGTGATGTAGCTTCTAGAGCTGCAAAGGAACGTTGTGATGAAGGTTTTGGAGTTAACAAAACTGGTGAAGCAGTATATCTTGATTTTGCAGCTGCAATCCAACGATACGGAAAAGAAAAAGCATTAACCTCTGGTATTCATAATCCAACCGCAGAACAGATATTAGAATTTGGAGAAAAAGTAATAGAGGACAAGTATGGTAACTTATTTCAGATGTATGAAAAGATCGTAGATGAGAATCCTTACAAAACACCAATGATGATTTATCCTGCAGTACATTATACAATGGGAGGTCTTTGGGTAGATTATAATTTACAAACTACTGTTCCTGGATGTTATGCAGCTGGAGAAGCTAATTTTTCTGATCACGGAGCAAATAGGTTAGGAGCTTCTGCTTTAATGCAAGGATTGGCTGATGGATATTTCGTATTACCGTATACAATAGGAGATTATCTATCTCATGATATTAGAACAGGGAAAATACCTACAGATACTCCAGAATTTGATCAAGCAGAGAAGGATGTAAAAGATCGAATCGAAAAATTAATGGCTGGATCTGGAGAGCATTCCGTTGATTATTACCATAAAAAATTAGGTAAAATCATGTGGAACAAATGCGGGATGTCTCGTAATGAGAAAGGATTAAAGGAAGCGATTGATGAAATTGCTGCTTTAAGAGAAGATTTTTGGAAAAATGTAAAAGTTCCTGGAGATGCTAATAGTATGAATCCAGAGTTAGAAAAAGCAGGAAGAGTTGCGGATTTCTTAGAATTAGGAGAATTATTTGCTAAAGATGCTTTAGATCGTAATGAATCTTGTGGGGGACATTTTAGAGAAGAGTCTGTAGAACAATCAGGAGAACAAAAAGGAGAAGCATTGAGAGATGATAAAAACTTTAAGTATGTTTCTGCTTGGGAATACAAGGGAGAACCTAAAGATGCTGTACTTCATAAAGAAGATTTAGTATTTGAAAACATTGAATTAAAAACACGTTCTTATAAATAA
- a CDS encoding succinate dehydrogenase cytochrome b subunit, translating into MSGLIKSSIARKVAMALSGLFLVFFLLQHFTINFTSIFSPDTFNELSHFMGTNPLVQFALQPVLIFGVVFHFVMGFILEVKNRNARAVKYAKYSGGANASWMSRNMILSGLVILAFLGLHFYDFWIPEMVHKYVEFAPEDPTRYYHELLEKFVSPVRTGIYVLSFVFLALHLWHGFASSFQSVGFNNKFSVGATKFAKVFAIVIPLGFIIISLVLHFNHNH; encoded by the coding sequence ATGAGTGGATTGATAAAATCTTCAATAGCTAGAAAGGTTGCCATGGCACTTTCGGGACTTTTCTTAGTGTTTTTCTTATTACAGCACTTTACGATCAATTTTACTTCTATTTTTAGTCCGGATACTTTTAATGAGTTGTCCCATTTTATGGGTACAAATCCTTTGGTTCAATTTGCGCTGCAACCCGTATTAATTTTTGGAGTAGTTTTCCATTTTGTAATGGGATTTATTTTGGAAGTAAAAAATAGAAATGCAAGAGCGGTTAAATATGCAAAATATAGCGGTGGGGCTAATGCTTCTTGGATGTCACGAAACATGATTCTTTCAGGTTTGGTAATTTTAGCATTTTTAGGATTACATTTTTACGATTTCTGGATTCCAGAAATGGTTCATAAATATGTAGAATTTGCACCAGAAGATCCAACTCGTTACTATCACGAGCTCTTAGAGAAATTTGTAAGTCCAGTACGCACAGGAATATATGTGCTTTCATTTGTATTCTTAGCATTACATCTTTGGCATGGTTTCGCGTCTTCCTTTCAATCAGTTGGTTTTAATAATAAATTTTCTGTGGGAGCAACTAAGTTTGCTAAGGTGTTCGCTATTGTAATTCCTCTTGGATTTATAATCATATCCTTGGTTCTTCATTTTAATCATAATCATTAA
- a CDS encoding response regulator transcription factor, which yields MIKRNLLTIVFLTSLWCSGKSLTKTNVNQSIASDSLQVKSPEQLVTYLKNSNSQKSKIFEIALSTLALDPLILAEHYYDISEHYYDKGQFDRNIYYLNNAVKSIKHTENDSMLSKYFIGLGNGYLKDWKNQKSLDYYNKGLNIAYKYNNTRNQFIANSGKAIILKRMEKLDKALKVCKNSLNILEKSEDKNTKNHVRMLTIISEIYLDQKKYDSVLHYTDLGLIISKELDYSIGSIDLYTKKGIVALNKNEQAEAWQYFRKAEKILIKNEVTQKKSILNLYYFIAKSLYKEKEYDSAISYLNSCISILEEKDSRNIRALDIYILLANCYTETGKTNEAMHWFQKINKLKDQFQDAKDKTITQLYNQEIDDLKNQIEIHKNKEIRQERYKELAFFILLIVSVVLFFIVLKYFRNQKNNKKRFNELIEKINVLESKEKNLAQAVVINDDKVTAVLKGLEKLENQEYFLNTDCDLRSMSKKVKTNTTYLSKIIKTHKATSFNDYINNLRIEYALKRLKNDKKFRSFSVKSIALEIGYKTDNSFTKHFKSKTGLNPSYYIKKINNQNEI from the coding sequence TTGATTAAAAGAAACCTATTAACAATTGTATTTCTAACATCACTATGGTGTTCCGGAAAATCATTAACAAAAACAAATGTAAATCAGTCAATTGCCTCCGATAGTTTACAAGTTAAATCACCGGAACAATTAGTAACATACTTAAAGAATTCCAATTCTCAAAAAAGTAAAATATTCGAAATTGCTCTTTCTACTCTTGCTTTAGATCCCCTAATTTTAGCAGAACATTATTATGATATATCTGAACATTATTATGACAAAGGACAATTCGACCGAAACATCTATTATTTAAACAATGCGGTCAAATCTATTAAGCACACGGAGAATGACTCTATGTTAAGTAAATATTTTATAGGATTAGGTAATGGTTATTTAAAAGATTGGAAAAATCAAAAATCCCTTGACTACTACAATAAAGGGTTAAACATTGCTTACAAATACAATAATACTAGAAATCAGTTTATTGCTAATTCCGGAAAAGCTATCATTCTTAAAAGAATGGAGAAGTTGGATAAAGCTCTAAAAGTCTGCAAGAACTCATTAAATATTTTAGAAAAATCCGAAGATAAGAACACTAAAAATCATGTCAGGATGCTTACCATAATAAGCGAAATTTATTTAGACCAAAAAAAATATGATTCTGTCTTACATTACACTGATCTAGGCCTTATAATTTCTAAAGAGTTAGATTATTCAATTGGATCAATTGATTTGTACACAAAAAAAGGAATCGTTGCTTTAAACAAAAATGAACAAGCTGAAGCCTGGCAATATTTTCGCAAAGCAGAAAAAATCTTAATCAAAAACGAAGTTACCCAAAAAAAATCCATACTAAACTTATATTACTTTATTGCCAAATCTCTTTATAAAGAAAAAGAATATGATAGTGCAATCTCTTATTTAAATAGTTGCATATCGATATTAGAAGAAAAAGATTCTCGAAACATCAGAGCACTCGATATATATATATTATTAGCAAATTGTTATACCGAAACCGGCAAAACCAATGAAGCAATGCATTGGTTTCAAAAGATCAATAAATTGAAAGATCAATTTCAGGATGCTAAAGATAAAACGATCACACAGTTATATAATCAAGAAATTGATGATTTAAAAAATCAAATAGAAATACATAAAAATAAGGAAATCAGACAGGAACGCTATAAGGAATTAGCTTTTTTTATTTTACTAATTGTCTCCGTTGTTTTGTTTTTTATTGTTCTTAAATATTTCAGAAATCAAAAAAATAATAAAAAGCGGTTTAATGAACTAATCGAAAAAATAAACGTTCTAGAATCAAAAGAGAAAAACCTTGCACAAGCAGTAGTAATTAATGACGATAAAGTAACTGCTGTACTAAAAGGATTAGAAAAACTCGAAAATCAAGAATATTTTTTAAACACTGATTGTGATCTTAGATCAATGTCTAAAAAAGTAAAAACAAACACCACATATCTATCCAAAATTATTAAAACGCATAAGGCAACTAGTTTTAACGATTATATTAATAACTTAAGAATTGAATACGCTTTAAAAAGATTAAAAAACGACAAAAAATTCAGATCCTTTTCTGTTAAATCGATTGCCTTAGAAATTGGTTACAAAACCGATAATTCTTTTACTAAACATTTTAAATCAAAGACAGGATTAAATCCGTCTTACTATATTAAAAAAATAAATAATCAGAATGAAATTTAA
- a CDS encoding methionine aminotransferase, with protein MRNINTKLPNIGTTIFTVMSNMANEYKAINLSQGFPNFEANKKLIDFVNSAMQKGYNQYAPMPGLVSLREIIAEKTNTLYNSNYHPDTEVTVTSGATQAIFTIISAFIRQGDEVIIFKPAYDSYEPSIELFGGNVIPVQLSTPNFTVDWEEVANKITSKTKMMIINTPHNPTGTILSKEDMLKLENLLKGTDIILLSDEVYEHIIFDSQPHQSVARFPGLSERAFITASFGKTFHTTGWKMGYCIAPKELMKEFRKVHQFNVFCSNHPMQYALAEYLKTPENYMSLPNFYQEKRDLFLSLIKDSRFSYVPAAGTYFQLLDYTNITDEGDVAFAERLTKEHKIASIPVSVFNLNQQDDKVLRFCFAKTDDTLKSAAEILCSI; from the coding sequence ATGAGAAATATCAACACCAAATTGCCAAATATAGGAACCACTATTTTTACTGTTATGAGTAATATGGCAAATGAATACAAAGCAATTAATCTGTCTCAAGGGTTTCCAAATTTTGAAGCAAATAAAAAATTAATAGACTTTGTAAACTCAGCTATGCAAAAAGGATATAATCAATATGCACCTATGCCTGGCTTGGTATCTCTTAGAGAAATCATTGCTGAAAAAACAAATACTTTATATAATAGTAATTATCACCCCGATACTGAAGTAACCGTTACTTCAGGTGCAACCCAAGCGATCTTTACTATTATTTCTGCTTTTATCCGCCAAGGAGATGAAGTTATTATTTTCAAACCTGCTTACGATTCATATGAACCTTCTATAGAACTTTTTGGAGGTAACGTTATTCCTGTGCAATTATCCACTCCTAACTTTACTGTTGATTGGGAAGAAGTAGCTAATAAAATTACTTCTAAAACCAAGATGATGATTATCAACACACCTCATAATCCTACAGGAACAATTTTATCCAAAGAGGATATGCTAAAACTAGAAAATTTATTAAAAGGCACGGATATTATTTTACTTAGTGACGAGGTATATGAACATATAATTTTTGACAGTCAACCGCATCAGAGTGTTGCAAGGTTTCCGGGATTATCCGAAAGAGCATTTATCACTGCTTCTTTTGGAAAAACCTTTCATACTACCGGTTGGAAAATGGGATACTGTATAGCTCCTAAAGAGTTGATGAAAGAATTCAGAAAAGTACATCAATTTAATGTATTCTGTAGTAATCACCCTATGCAATATGCCTTAGCCGAATATTTAAAAACTCCTGAAAATTATATGTCTTTACCCAATTTTTATCAGGAAAAAAGAGATTTATTTTTATCATTAATTAAAGATTCTCGATTTTCATACGTCCCAGCTGCCGGGACTTATTTTCAATTACTAGATTATACCAATATTACGGATGAGGGAGATGTAGCTTTCGCCGAAAGGTTAACAAAAGAACACAAAATTGCTTCTATACCTGTTTCAGTATTTAATCTAAATCAACAAGATGATAAAGTGTTACGATTTTGTTTTGCGAAAACGGATGATACTCTAAAAAGTGCTGCAGAAATATTGTGTAGTATTTAA
- a CDS encoding DUF6252 family protein, with protein MKIKFILFITITILTFISCSSDDSSPENSNYAMTAKINGEDFQANNPFGNNESSSTTIFNYFPKEDFVLLIGREGGVIGGKEIKIWLKKSDIIVGSYETGPETFDTTPSHFIDFLDLTNEIDESTKNGTIEITEVNTSTNTVTGTFSFTTVDGTADPSSPIDFNITDGTFKYIYE; from the coding sequence ATGAAAATTAAATTTATCCTTTTTATTACTATTACAATCTTAACTTTTATATCATGTTCGTCAGATGACTCATCACCTGAAAATAGTAATTACGCAATGACGGCTAAAATTAATGGAGAAGATTTCCAAGCCAATAATCCTTTTGGAAACAATGAATCGTCTAGCACAACTATTTTCAATTACTTCCCAAAAGAAGACTTTGTTTTATTAATTGGTAGAGAGGGAGGTGTTATCGGAGGTAAAGAAATTAAAATTTGGTTAAAAAAGAGTGATATTATTGTTGGTTCTTATGAAACAGGTCCTGAAACCTTCGACACCACACCTTCTCACTTTATCGACTTTTTAGACCTTACTAACGAAATAGATGAATCTACGAAAAATGGCACAATTGAGATCACAGAAGTAAATACCTCAACAAACACTGTAACCGGAACTTTTTCATTTACAACAGTGGATGGAACCGCTGACCCTTCATCACCAATTGATTTCAACATAACCGATGGAACATTTAAATACATATATGAGTAA
- the dinB gene encoding DNA polymerase IV: MKSDRKIIHVDMDAFYASVEQMDNPELKGKPLAVGGGGKRGVVSAASYEARKFGVRSAMPGFTARKLCPDLLFVRPRFDRYQEISKQIRKIFFDYTDLVEPLSLDEAYLDVTENKKGNPSASLIAQEIRHRILEEVGLTASAGISINKFIAKVASDYNKPNGQKTVNPEEVLDFLEDLDVKKFYGVGKVTQAKMYQMGIYTGKDLKTKSEEFLTEHFGKSGGHYYNIVRGIHLSEVKPNRERKSLAAERTFNENISSEIYMLERLENIAEELQKRLKRSEVAGRTVTLKIKYSDFTLQTRSKTLPYFVNDADILLETSKELLYQSEMKNSVRLLGISLSNLNTGNKDQKKKEKEEIEIIQLRFDF; the protein is encoded by the coding sequence ATGAAAAGCGATAGAAAAATTATACACGTAGATATGGATGCATTTTATGCATCTGTTGAGCAAATGGATAACCCAGAACTTAAAGGAAAACCTTTAGCGGTTGGTGGTGGTGGAAAACGAGGTGTGGTAAGTGCAGCGAGTTATGAGGCAAGAAAGTTTGGTGTGCGTTCTGCAATGCCTGGATTTACGGCCAGAAAACTATGTCCTGATCTATTGTTTGTTAGACCTAGGTTTGATAGATATCAAGAAATTTCTAAACAGATCCGTAAGATATTTTTTGATTATACAGATTTAGTAGAACCACTTTCTTTAGATGAAGCATATTTGGATGTTACCGAAAACAAAAAAGGGAATCCAAGTGCATCTTTGATTGCCCAAGAAATAAGACATCGCATTTTAGAGGAAGTTGGATTAACGGCATCTGCAGGAATATCTATTAATAAGTTTATTGCAAAAGTAGCTAGTGACTATAACAAACCAAATGGACAGAAAACTGTAAATCCTGAAGAGGTATTAGATTTTTTGGAAGATTTGGATGTCAAAAAATTTTATGGAGTAGGAAAGGTTACACAAGCTAAAATGTATCAGATGGGTATTTATACAGGTAAGGATTTAAAAACAAAATCTGAAGAGTTCCTTACTGAGCATTTTGGTAAATCTGGAGGGCACTATTATAATATAGTTAGAGGAATTCATCTAAGTGAAGTAAAACCAAATAGAGAAAGAAAATCATTAGCAGCCGAAAGAACATTTAATGAGAATATATCCTCTGAGATATATATGTTAGAACGCTTAGAAAATATTGCCGAAGAATTACAAAAACGATTAAAAAGGAGTGAAGTTGCTGGAAGAACGGTTACTCTAAAGATTAAATATAGTGATTTTACGTTACAGACACGGAGTAAGACATTACCATATTTTGTTAATGACGCGGATATTTTATTAGAGACATCGAAAGAACTATTATATCAGTCAGAAATGAAAAATTCGGTACGTCTTTTAGGAATTTCTTTGTCTAATTTGAATACTGGAAATAAAGATCAAAAAAAGAAAGAAAAAGAAGAAATTGAGATTATACAGCTGAGGTTTGATTTTTAG
- a CDS encoding NAD(P)H-binding protein, with the protein MGKTAIILGATGLTGRILLTSLLKDNRYTKIKLFSRKEIGILHSKIEEHLINVLQLKSISDNFKADEVFCCIGTTNSKTPDKGLYRSIDFGIPVTAAQLCVQNKIETFIVISALGADSDSKIFYNRTKGEMEEAVLGFEILKTHILQPSLISGKRNEKRAGEFFFKQFMKILNPLLLGPLKKYRSIHPTTIASAMIWLANNFSEKKRIVSDEIQTIHTKKHI; encoded by the coding sequence ATGGGCAAAACAGCGATCATACTTGGCGCAACAGGATTAACTGGTAGGATTCTTTTAACATCATTACTTAAAGATAATCGTTATACTAAAATCAAACTGTTTTCAAGAAAAGAAATAGGGATTTTGCATTCTAAAATTGAAGAACATTTGATTAACGTACTGCAACTAAAATCAATCTCCGACAATTTTAAGGCTGATGAAGTGTTTTGTTGTATAGGAACCACAAATTCAAAAACTCCAGACAAAGGTCTTTATCGTTCAATTGATTTCGGAATACCTGTTACGGCAGCACAGCTTTGTGTTCAAAATAAAATTGAGACTTTTATAGTAATTTCTGCATTAGGTGCTGATAGCGATAGTAAGATTTTTTATAACCGCACTAAAGGTGAAATGGAAGAGGCTGTATTAGGATTTGAAATACTAAAAACGCATATTTTACAACCTTCATTAATTAGCGGTAAAAGAAATGAAAAAAGAGCAGGAGAATTTTTTTTTAAACAATTCATGAAGATTCTAAATCCTCTACTCTTAGGACCTTTAAAAAAATACCGTTCTATTCATCCTACAACCATAGCATCGGCAATGATATGGTTAGCAAATAACTTCTCTGAAAAGAAAAGAATAGTTTCTGATGAAATACAAACGATTCACACCAAAAAACATATATAA
- a CDS encoding helix-turn-helix domain-containing protein, whose translation MQTFLNQLVYFGYFQSLFLLFIYIFSRDKRKNINKYIAFLVLVLSIGLTGRVLYISGFFGDNYRWVIFSEFSTLLFGATIYLFTRSSLLNQPFSYKELLHYLPAVAYNIGVTIAFIIPSDKILQTRNTTGEQFKITLVFIAIGLLFNITYWVMSLRIFLKFKKDIQNELSYHIKSQFFFNFLIAIGICLICWSIMFINWLLDLDLFNRTSWQVIWISIALIILFITFYGMKEPDLFKVTSLLTPKKYAQSKLSNLELDHLKSQLEHLMIERKPYLNRKLLKSELAEMLGVSNPEIARLLNERIGMNFFEYVNYYRIKEFIALAKTDQAKNMTFYGLAQEAGFNSKTTFNKSFKDLMGTTPKEYFSNL comes from the coding sequence ATGCAGACATTCCTAAATCAACTTGTCTATTTTGGATATTTTCAAAGCTTGTTTTTGCTATTTATTTATATTTTTTCTAGAGACAAAAGAAAAAACATCAATAAATATATTGCATTTCTAGTATTGGTACTTTCCATTGGGCTAACAGGACGCGTTCTGTATATTTCAGGTTTTTTCGGTGATAATTATCGATGGGTTATTTTTTCAGAATTTTCAACTCTATTATTTGGAGCTACTATTTATCTTTTTACACGATCTAGTTTATTAAACCAACCTTTTTCGTATAAAGAATTACTTCATTATTTACCTGCTGTGGCATATAACATTGGTGTTACTATCGCATTTATAATACCATCAGATAAGATATTACAAACTAGAAATACAACCGGAGAGCAATTTAAAATCACTTTAGTCTTTATTGCCATAGGTTTACTATTCAATATTACATATTGGGTTATGAGTCTCAGAATTTTTCTAAAATTTAAAAAAGACATTCAAAATGAGCTAAGTTATCATATCAAATCTCAGTTCTTCTTTAATTTTCTGATTGCGATAGGGATTTGTTTGATTTGTTGGTCCATCATGTTTATTAATTGGCTTCTAGATCTGGATTTATTCAATAGAACAAGTTGGCAAGTTATTTGGATAAGCATTGCGCTAATAATATTATTCATAACTTTTTATGGTATGAAAGAACCTGATTTATTTAAAGTTACTTCACTACTAACTCCTAAAAAATACGCCCAATCTAAACTATCTAATCTAGAATTGGATCATTTAAAATCTCAATTAGAGCATTTAATGATAGAAAGAAAACCTTACTTAAATAGAAAATTACTAAAATCAGAATTGGCTGAAATGCTTGGAGTGAGCAATCCAGAGATAGCTCGTTTATTAAATGAACGTATCGGGATGAATTTTTTCGAATATGTAAACTACTATCGAATCAAAGAATTTATTGCGCTGGCAAAAACTGATCAAGCTAAAAACATGACCTTTTACGGTCTTGCTCAAGAAGCAGGTTTTAATTCTAAAACTACATTTAACAAATCATTTAAAGATTTAATGGGTACCACACCAAAAGAGTACTTCTCAAATCTATAA
- a CDS encoding DUF2911 domain-containing protein has translation MFKIFLFSIITVATVNAQLKVPALSPSSKTTQTVGLTEIEIEYSRPSKRNRIIFGENGIIPFGELWRTGANAATKISFNDDITISGTILKKGTYTILTKPEKSNWQVYFYSYKSGNWNTYVNQKPIASITTKTIEKKEISESFLIYIDSITLDSAELVFSWGTIKIILPLKFNTHEKTMSNIEKTLSGPSNFDYFQAALYLHETQRDLNTALSYIQKVTKAENPLLFQVYRESLILADMDRKLEAITVAKKSLELSKKAGNKDLIRLNERNIKKWSK, from the coding sequence ATGTTCAAAATATTTTTATTCAGTATAATTACTGTCGCGACTGTGAACGCTCAACTTAAAGTTCCTGCACTAAGTCCATCTTCTAAAACTACACAAACCGTCGGGTTAACAGAAATTGAGATCGAATATTCTCGACCTAGTAAAAGAAATCGAATCATTTTTGGAGAAAATGGTATTATTCCCTTTGGCGAGTTATGGCGTACAGGTGCAAACGCTGCTACTAAAATTTCGTTTAACGATGATATAACAATTTCGGGAACAATACTAAAAAAAGGAACTTATACCATTCTTACTAAACCTGAAAAATCCAATTGGCAAGTGTATTTCTATAGTTATAAATCAGGAAATTGGAATACTTATGTAAATCAAAAACCTATTGCAAGTATTACAACCAAAACCATTGAAAAAAAGGAGATCTCAGAATCATTTTTAATCTATATAGATAGCATAACTCTTGATAGTGCCGAACTAGTTTTTTCTTGGGGTACCATAAAAATAATACTACCACTAAAATTTAACACACACGAAAAAACAATGTCTAATATAGAGAAAACACTTTCTGGTCCATCAAATTTTGATTATTTCCAAGCGGCATTATATTTACACGAGACACAAAGAGATCTAAATACCGCATTAAGCTATATTCAAAAAGTTACTAAAGCAGAAAACCCTTTATTGTTTCAAGTATATCGCGAATCATTAATCTTGGCTGATATGGATAGAAAACTAGAAGCTATCACTGTGGCTAAAAAATCTCTGGAATTATCAAAAAAAGCAGGAAACAAAGATCTGATTAGATTAAATGAAAGAAATATCAAAAAATGGTCTAAGTAA
- a CDS encoding CYTH domain-containing protein, giving the protein MIEIERKFLLKSTSFKDIAQKKTKISQGYLNSNPERAVRVRIKGEKGFLTIKGKSNDSGTSRFEWEKEIDIKEAQALLQLCEKGVIQKTRYEVTVGDHTYEIDEFYGENEGLIVAEIELSDEHETFTKPDWLGKEVTGDSKFYNSQLSRHPFRNW; this is encoded by the coding sequence ATGATTGAAATTGAACGCAAATTCTTACTAAAATCTACTTCTTTTAAAGATATAGCTCAAAAAAAAACCAAAATATCTCAAGGGTATCTAAATTCTAATCCCGAAAGAGCCGTAAGGGTTCGAATCAAGGGAGAAAAAGGTTTTTTAACTATCAAAGGAAAGAGTAATGATTCAGGCACTTCTCGCTTTGAATGGGAAAAGGAAATTGATATTAAAGAAGCGCAAGCGTTATTACAATTATGTGAAAAAGGTGTTATCCAAAAAACCCGTTATGAAGTTACAGTAGGAGATCACACTTATGAAATAGATGAATTTTATGGTGAAAATGAGGGTTTGATTGTAGCAGAAATAGAATTATCTGATGAACATGAAACATTTACAAAACCCGATTGGTTAGGAAAAGAAGTCACCGGAGATTCTAAATTCTATAATTCGCAATTAAGTAGGCATCCATTCAGAAATTGGTAA